GGCGATGTACCGCTGACCCGGGTGGAAACCCTGGCCCGCCTGCTGGAACAGGCCAGCGACAGCCATCTGGGCCTGCTCACCGTCAACCTGGCCGACCCCACCGGCTATGGCCGCATCATTCGCAACGAAGCCGGCGTGGTGCAGGCGATCGTCGAGCAGAAGGATGCCAGCGCCGCGCAGCGCACCATCAAGGAAGGTAACACCGGCATCCTCGCGGTACCGGGCAAGCGCCTGGGCGACTGGCTGGGGCGGCTGTCCAACAGCAATGCCCAGGGCGAGTACTACCTCACCGACGTGATCGCCATGGCCGTGGCCGACGGCCTGCTGGTGGCCACCGAAACCGCCCAGGACGAGATGGACGTGCTCGGCGCCAACGACCGCATCCAGCTGGCCCAGCTCGAACGCCACTACCAGCAGCGCGCGGCACGCAGCCTGATGGCCCAGGGCGTGACCCTGCTCGACCCGGCGCGCTTCGACCTGCGTGGCGAGGTGAGCGTCGGCCGCGACGTGCTGATCGACGTCAACGTGATCCTCGAAGGCCAGGTGGTCATCGAGGACGGCGTACAGATCGGCCCCAACTGCGTGATCAAGAACAGCACCCTGCGCCGCGGCGCCATCGTCAAAGCCAACTGCCACCTGGATGGTGCCGAGCTGGGCGAGGGCGCCGACTGCGGCCCGTTCGCCCGTCTGCGCCCGGGCGCCAAGCTGGGCGCCAAGGCCCACGTCGGCAACTTCGTCGAGCTGAAGAACGCGGTACTCGGTGAAGGCGCCAAGGCTGGCCACCTGAGCTACCTGGGCGACGCCGAGATCGGTGCCCGCAGCAATATCGGCGCCGGCACCATCACCTGCAACTACGATGGCGCCAACAAGTTCCGCACCGTGATGGGCGAGGACGTGTTCATCGGCTCCAACAGCTCCCTGGTCGCCCCGCTGACCCTGGGCGATGGCGCCACCACCGGCGCCGGCTCCACCGTGACCCAGGACGTGCCGGCCAAGACCCTGGCCGTGGGCCGCGCCAAGCAGCGCAACATCGAAGGCTGGAAGCGTCCGAGCAAGAAGTAACGACGGCGCGCTCCACAAAAAGGCGGCCCAGGCCGCCTTTTGTCTGCTCGAGGCTTGACCATCAGCTTTCGTTAGGTTTTGATTCGCACACTTATCTTTCGAATCGAAACTTAATGATCTCCAAGCGCAACACACCGCAGCGTCGTCACACCATCCTCGCCTTGCTCGCCGAGCAGGGCGAGGTCAGTGTCGATCAGCTGGCCAGCGCCTTCGCCACTTCCGAGGTGACCATCCGCAAGGATCTCGCCGAACTGGAGAAGAACGGCCTGCTGCTGCGTCGCTACGGCGGCGCCGTGCCCATGCCGCAGGAGTTGATCGGCGAGCCGGCGCAGCCGGTTTCCCCATACAAGCAGGCCATTGCCCGCGCCGGGGTTGAACGCATTCGCGAGCACGCGCGGATCATCATCGACAGCGGCACCACCACGGCAGCGATGATCCCGCAGCTTGGCCACAAGCCCGGCCTGGTGGTGATGACCAACTCGCTGAGCGTGGCCAATGCCCTGCGCGACATCGAGCACGAGCCGATGCTGCTGATGACCGGCGGCACCTGGGATCCGCACTCGGAATCCTTCCAGGGCCAGGTGGCCGAGCAGGTGCTGCGCTCCTACGATTTCGACCAGCTGTTCATCGGTGCCGATGGCATCGACCTGCAGCGTGGCACCACCACCTTCAACGAGTTGCTGGGCCTGTCGCGGGTCATGGCCGAGGTGGCGCGCGAAGTCATAGTCATGGTCGAGAGCGACAAGGTCGGCCGCAAGATTCCCAACCTGGAACTGCCCTGGGGCAGCGTCCACACCCTGATTACCGATGACCGCCTGGATGCCCGGGCGGCTGAACAGATCGAAGCGCGCGGGGTCAATCTGATCCTCGCCGCTGTGCATTCCTAAGGAGAACAGCCATGTGTGGCATTGTTGGCGCCGTCGCCGAACGCAGCATCACCCCGATCCTGGTCGAAGGCCTCAAGCGCCTGGAATACCGCGGCTACGACAGCGCCGGCGTGGCCGTCTTCACCCAGAGCGGTGAACTGCAGCGCTGCCGCCGCGTCGGCAAGGTCGCCGAACTGGGCCAGGCCCTGGCCGGCACGCCGCTCAACGGCCACCTGGGCATCGCCCACACCCGCTGGGCTACCCATGGCGCGCCCAGCGAGCGTAACGCCCACCCGCACTTCTCTGGTGAAGAGCTGGCCGTGGTGCACAACGGCATCATCGAGAACCACGAGGAGCTGCGTGAGCGCCTCAAGGGCCTCGGCTACGTGTTCAGCTCGGATACCGACACCGAAACCATCGTCCAC
The window above is part of the Pseudomonas alcaligenes genome. Proteins encoded here:
- a CDS encoding DeoR/GlpR family DNA-binding transcription regulator, with the translated sequence MISKRNTPQRRHTILALLAEQGEVSVDQLASAFATSEVTIRKDLAELEKNGLLLRRYGGAVPMPQELIGEPAQPVSPYKQAIARAGVERIREHARIIIDSGTTTAAMIPQLGHKPGLVVMTNSLSVANALRDIEHEPMLLMTGGTWDPHSESFQGQVAEQVLRSYDFDQLFIGADGIDLQRGTTTFNELLGLSRVMAEVAREVIVMVESDKVGRKIPNLELPWGSVHTLITDDRLDARAAEQIEARGVNLILAAVHS
- the glmU gene encoding bifunctional UDP-N-acetylglucosamine diphosphorylase/glucosamine-1-phosphate N-acetyltransferase GlmU — translated: MSLDIVILAAGQGTRMRSALPKVLHPVAGKPMLAHVIDTARQLAPRKIHVVIGHGAELVREHLAADDIHFVLQAEQLGTGHAVAQALPQLSADKVLILYGDVPLTRVETLARLLEQASDSHLGLLTVNLADPTGYGRIIRNEAGVVQAIVEQKDASAAQRTIKEGNTGILAVPGKRLGDWLGRLSNSNAQGEYYLTDVIAMAVADGLLVATETAQDEMDVLGANDRIQLAQLERHYQQRAARSLMAQGVTLLDPARFDLRGEVSVGRDVLIDVNVILEGQVVIEDGVQIGPNCVIKNSTLRRGAIVKANCHLDGAELGEGADCGPFARLRPGAKLGAKAHVGNFVELKNAVLGEGAKAGHLSYLGDAEIGARSNIGAGTITCNYDGANKFRTVMGEDVFIGSNSSLVAPLTLGDGATTGAGSTVTQDVPAKTLAVGRAKQRNIEGWKRPSKK